A window of Corallococcus macrosporus DSM 14697 contains these coding sequences:
- a CDS encoding excinuclease ABC subunit UvrA, with the protein MARARGSKQHPDSSRPTEQGFVEVRGARQHNLKNVDVRLPRDAFVVFTGVSGSGKSSLAFGTLYAEAQRRYFESVAPFARRLIDQVGVPEVDAIDGLPPAVALQQHRGAPTTRSSVGSVTTLANSLRLLYSRAGKYPRGQPQLDSDAFSPNTPAGACPTCHGLGRVYEATEQSMVPDDSLTIRERAIAAWPLSWHGQNLRDILVSLGYDVDRPWRELPQKDRDWILFTDEQPSVPVYAGLTPAETQRALKRKAAPSYMGTFTSARRYVLHTFATTQSALLKKRASQYMVSGDCSECHGKRLRRESLSVTFAGLDIGELSRLPLGELTDLLSPVADGTAKDVAALTREHPEKALVAQRIAQDVLARIGVLTELGLGYLALERPTPTLSPGELQRLRLATQVRSNLFGVVYVLDEPSAGLHPADTAALLRALDQLKGSGNSLFVVEHEVDVIRHADWIVDVGPEAGEHGGRILYSGPLEGLKGVKASRTRRFLFDEEKPSRGERRSPKGWLRLKGVSRNNLKDLDVDFPLGVLTTVTGVSGSGKSSLVSQVLVELVAGHLGHVMPEDEDEGEALERAVVRTTGGRIDSGMEGIKRLVQVDQKPIGRTPRSNLATYTGLFDNVRKLFAATPAAKARRYDVGRFSFNVAKGRCERCEGEGFVSVELLFMPSVYAPCPSCQGARYNAKTLEVRYQGKNIAEVLGMTVDAAHDFFSEEPLVQRPLAVLREVGLGYLRLGQPATELSGGEAQRIKLATELQRAQRGSSLYVLDEPTTGLHPSDVDNLMTQLEGLVASGNTVILIEHDIRVVAASDWVIDMGPGAGDKGGRVVVAGPPEVVVDVPSSETAPYLKAALG; encoded by the coding sequence ATGGCCAGGGCTCGCGGTTCCAAGCAACATCCAGATTCGTCACGTCCCACCGAGCAGGGCTTCGTGGAGGTTCGAGGCGCTCGCCAGCACAACCTGAAGAACGTCGACGTCAGGCTGCCTCGTGACGCGTTCGTCGTGTTCACCGGCGTGTCCGGTTCCGGCAAGTCGTCGCTGGCCTTCGGCACGCTCTACGCCGAGGCGCAGCGGCGGTACTTCGAGTCTGTCGCGCCGTTCGCGCGGCGCCTCATCGACCAGGTGGGCGTCCCCGAGGTGGACGCCATTGACGGGCTGCCTCCCGCCGTGGCGCTCCAGCAGCACCGGGGCGCGCCCACGACGCGCTCGTCCGTGGGCAGCGTGACGACGCTGGCGAACTCGCTGCGGCTGCTGTACTCGCGCGCGGGGAAGTATCCACGGGGGCAGCCGCAGCTGGATTCGGATGCGTTCTCGCCCAACACGCCCGCGGGGGCGTGCCCTACGTGCCACGGGCTGGGCCGCGTCTACGAGGCCACCGAGCAGTCCATGGTGCCGGATGACTCACTGACCATCCGGGAGCGGGCGATCGCCGCCTGGCCTCTCTCGTGGCACGGCCAGAACCTGCGCGACATCCTGGTGTCGCTGGGCTACGACGTGGACCGCCCGTGGCGCGAGCTGCCCCAGAAGGACCGGGACTGGATTCTCTTCACGGACGAGCAGCCCTCGGTGCCCGTGTACGCGGGCCTCACGCCGGCCGAGACGCAGCGGGCCCTCAAGCGGAAGGCGGCGCCCAGCTACATGGGCACCTTCACCAGCGCCCGGCGCTACGTCCTTCATACCTTCGCCACCACGCAGAGCGCGCTGCTGAAGAAGCGCGCGTCGCAGTACATGGTGAGCGGCGACTGCTCCGAATGCCACGGCAAGCGGCTGCGCCGCGAGTCCCTGTCCGTCACCTTCGCGGGGCTCGACATCGGCGAGCTGTCCCGGCTGCCGCTCGGCGAACTCACGGACCTGCTCTCACCGGTGGCGGATGGGACGGCCAAGGACGTGGCCGCGTTGACCCGCGAGCACCCGGAGAAGGCGCTGGTGGCGCAGCGCATCGCGCAGGACGTGCTGGCGCGCATCGGCGTGCTGACGGAGCTGGGGCTGGGCTACCTCGCGCTGGAGCGGCCCACGCCCACGCTGTCGCCCGGTGAGCTCCAGCGGCTGCGGCTCGCCACGCAGGTGCGCTCCAACCTGTTCGGCGTGGTGTACGTGCTCGACGAGCCTTCCGCCGGGCTCCACCCCGCGGACACCGCGGCGCTGCTGCGGGCGCTGGACCAGCTCAAGGGCTCCGGCAACTCCCTGTTCGTGGTGGAGCACGAGGTGGACGTCATCCGTCACGCCGACTGGATTGTCGACGTGGGGCCCGAGGCGGGCGAGCACGGCGGACGGATTCTCTACAGCGGTCCGCTCGAAGGGCTGAAGGGTGTGAAGGCGTCCAGGACGCGGCGCTTTCTCTTCGACGAAGAGAAGCCCTCGCGCGGCGAGCGGCGCTCACCCAAGGGGTGGCTGCGCCTGAAGGGCGTGTCACGCAACAACCTGAAGGACCTGGACGTGGACTTCCCGCTGGGCGTGCTCACCACGGTGACGGGCGTGTCGGGCTCCGGCAAGTCGAGCCTGGTGAGCCAGGTCCTGGTGGAGCTGGTGGCGGGCCACCTGGGCCATGTGATGCCCGAGGACGAGGACGAAGGGGAGGCGCTGGAGCGCGCCGTCGTGCGCACCACCGGCGGCCGGATTGACTCCGGCATGGAGGGCATCAAGCGCCTGGTCCAGGTGGACCAGAAGCCCATTGGGCGCACGCCACGCTCCAACCTGGCGACGTACACGGGGCTGTTCGACAACGTCCGCAAGCTCTTCGCCGCCACGCCCGCCGCCAAGGCCCGCCGCTACGACGTGGGCCGCTTCTCCTTCAATGTGGCCAAGGGCCGCTGCGAGCGGTGTGAGGGGGAGGGCTTCGTGAGCGTGGAGCTGCTCTTCATGCCCAGCGTCTACGCGCCGTGCCCCTCCTGCCAGGGCGCCCGCTACAACGCGAAGACGCTGGAGGTGCGGTACCAGGGGAAGAACATCGCCGAGGTGCTGGGCATGACGGTGGACGCGGCCCATGACTTCTTCAGCGAAGAGCCCCTGGTGCAGCGCCCCCTCGCCGTCCTGCGGGAGGTGGGCCTGGGCTACCTGCGGTTGGGGCAGCCCGCCACCGAGCTGTCCGGCGGCGAGGCCCAGCGCATCAAGCTGGCCACGGAGCTTCAGCGCGCCCAGCGGGGCAGCTCCCTGTACGTGCTGGACGAGCCCACCACCGGCCTGCACCCCTCCGACGTGGACAATCTGATGACGCAGTTGGAGGGCCTGGTGGCCTCCGGCAACACCGTCATCCTCATTGAACACGACATCCGCGTGGTGGCCGCCAGCGATTGGGTCATCGACATGGGGCCGGGGGCTGGCGACAAGGGAGGGCG